In one Acanthochromis polyacanthus isolate Apoly-LR-REF ecotype Palm Island chromosome 20, KAUST_Apoly_ChrSc, whole genome shotgun sequence genomic region, the following are encoded:
- the LOC110963805 gene encoding transmembrane protein 236: MGSGRTLKFALCEVLQFAGLCVPLFIVMQRFAIIVAKVKTSAQPPGDGSTAYWLIVASSIAYVTSTALLVWVPLKYMVFMKKKFLIGRKKWRPVALVYVILSTLPCFAFLIASSEVQINNNMKHDTFTELPVSLVLFSLICIDVVERIRHCRLTGQANDMERDAEIPSTVLTHVEQVTPVAPITPAVPGPAVPGPGVPTPIQPGANQLNDRNQNGAGARPETNGTVPGLPGNTGRPFSISGLSSRSASTTAYRLSPYAYTGPLRFLCASDARADVFVDSFMFWMDTVEMVRVAGHPLVYYSGWVFPIYIFSYLSCLRVVVMPHSPLLSSLGVALQDLPFFFVRVGLIAFFGFVTPILYLMKNLLVCLAFVYFNFMTKLRVFNTERMFF; encoded by the exons ATGGGCTCGGGGAGGACGCTGAAGTTCGCCCTGTGCGAAGTGCTGCAGTTTGCAGGCCTGTGCGTGCCCCTCTTCATCGTCATGCAGAGGTTTGCCATCATCGTGGCAAAGGTCAAAACGTCAGCGCAGCCGCCCGGCGACGGCAGCACGGCCTACTGGTTGATAGTGGCCTCCTCCATCGCTTACGTCACCTCCACCGCCCTGCTGGTCTGGGTTCCCCTGAAGTATATGGTCTTCATGAAGAAGAAGTTTCTCATTGGGAGGAAGAAGTG GAGGCCAGTGGCCCTCGTATATGTGATCCTGTCCACACTACCCTGCTTTGCCTTTCTCATCGCCAGCTCTGAG GTTCAAATAAATAACAACATGAAACACGATACATTCACGGAGCTCCCTGTATCACTAGTCCTCTTCTCGCTCATCTGTATCGACGTGGTGGAGAGGATACGCCACTGCAGACTGACCGGCCAGG CTAACGATATGGAACGAGATGCTGAAATCCCCTCCACTGTACTCACACATGTGGAGCAGGTAACACCAGTAGCTCCTATCACTCCAGCTGTGCCGGGGCCAGCTGTGCCCGGGCCGGGTGTGCCCACTCCTATACAACCTGGAGCAAACCAGCTCAATGACAGGAACCAGAACGGAGCCGGAGCTCGACCGGAGACCAACGGGACAGTCCCAGGACTTCCAGGCAACACTGGGAGGCCGTTCAGCATCTCTGGACTGAGCTCCAGATCGGCGAGCACCACAGCGTACCGCTTATCTCCCTACGCCTACACGGGCCCTCTGAGGTTCCTGTGTGCCAGCGATGCCCGAGCCGATGTATTTGTGGACAGTTTTATGTTCTGGATGGACACGGTGGAGATGGTGAGAGTGGCAGGACATCCTCTGGTCTACTACTCAGGCTGGGTGTTCCCCATCTATATCTTCAGCTACCTGTCCTGCCTGCGTGTGGTGGTCATGCCCCACAGTCCCCTGCTGTCCTCACTTGGAGTGGCCTTGCAGGATTTACCCTTCTTCTTTGTGCGAGTCGGCCTCATCGCCTTCTTCGGCTTCGTCACGCCCATCCTGTATCTGATGAAGAACCTGTTGGTCTGTCTGGCCTTTGTCTATTTCAACTTTATGACCAAGCTGAGGGTCTTCAACACAGAGAGGATGTTCTTTTGA